The genomic stretch TGTGAAACTATTTATGTGTACAACATTTTAATATTGTTTAAATTGTTTTTTGAACCATGCAAAATATTGTATAACTTGATAAAAATAAAGAAATTTTTTGGGGGCCGGCCTATTGAGATCACCGGTGTGAGACGGGGTCCCCTACATCAACGGAGTTACTGCCGGCACACCCCATAGCGACGTTCTGGCGCTGCTACTGACACCTTTTTGGGATCACCgggggagatgctcttatatataaaaacagagagagtagTGTTTATATTTGCTCTTGAATGAACGTGGTGTTTTGGCTTCCATGTGCTGCTGTGCATATGCTCTCTTTTTTGTATGCATTTTAAACATATTTGAGAgtatcaaaaaaaattcaaaatagctTGTTGCGTGTACATCTCCACAtcctacatgctcacaaagtagtTTCAAcaaaaaccttttttttttgtgatGCCTATGTAAAAAGGACAAATCTTGGTGCTAAAATAAGGTATTTCTCGAGACATTTTTTATCTTTTTACAGTGGGCACAAAAATCTTGATTTTCAGCGAAACATTGTGCGCACATAAAAATTATGAGATTTCACAAGATGTGTCTTTAGATTCctaaaaaaattcataaaaaaatcaaaatacatagagaaacaaaatagaaaattgatatGTAAATAGTGGCATTTGTGATTGTGTCTTTCTGTCACACTATTCATGCTACATTTTTCTTTTTACTTTTTTTGTGTATCTCGAAATTGATTATAATAGCCTAGATATTCTTAGGATATCTAATGAGCATTAACAtatttattttcaaaaataataaacaattgcaaatttaaattttagagcatctccagtcgcgtcccccaaagcaatttggggagcgccggacaaaaaatccgttccagccgcgtcccccaaagcctatttttgtccggcgtggcccgatacggtgtccggcgccccgagcccgtccccgtcccacaggggacgctccgggcacgccggacacaacgaaaagcgaggcggggagtggcgaggccgacccgtcagcgactcattcaagtttggacctaatcgtcgcctacctcgcggcggaagttaATCGCGcaacggcatctttgccttaatggtgaCGGAGGGACAGGCGAGACGtcccgtcggtgctgcgcagcctccacgcgtcactGGCGTTCGCACGGCACCGCCCGTTCccacgcgatcttcccgcctcttctcgcctcttcccgcgctttcttcccgacgccggcgtctataaatggCCTCCCGGCGTAATtggtagccaccacagccgccggcaacaaacacagccctcgtcgctccaccgccgtctcctccaccaccagtgacaatggcgaaccgccccggcgctggccagttccctccaccgccgtctcctccacttccagtcCCGGATTCGCAGGTCGACATTGACCCCGCCGCCCGGGATGAGCAGCGGCGGGAggtactcgaggaggaggcccgccagcggcgtgaggcggcgcacgcggtggatctagcggcgttctacgcccctgccccgcagctgacgaggccgcggcggcagcagcgtggcacgagCAGGCGACGGTGGACACCAATGCggtgttcgacgcctcgacggcagaagaggcgcgacggcgccagacggaggagatggagcagtggTGGGCTgatgagctccgccgcccggcagGAGGAGCGGGACACAccgtaccgtgaacggcgggaggcgatcgagcgccggcggcgggactcgatcgagcgccggcagcaggccggcggcggaggagccgtcGGCAGCGggggcggcgctggcggcaacggaggcggcctgggcgaggcgggcggacgagttggcggcggaggccgacgcgttggccgcggcgatgatggaggcgccaactgatgtggaggaggaggaggctgaggcggaggaggaggagaccgaggtggaggaggacgacgacgacgacgagttcgagtggtccgacgacgacgggccacaCCCGGACGAGACGACCGATCAGcagcgcgcgctcgtcgagtcgttcgagtcggagaagaagctccaggacgacgtccgtgcccgcgaagaggcgcagattcgtcgcgccgtcgagctctccctccaggcggtgcagcaggggagggcggacggTCGACGCGGTgctgggagcagcggcggccggccaccgccctacgcacggagaggcggcgcgcgcagcaagagctggggcggagggcaggcgacgccggggcggggccgtcgaacgcaccgccgggcggtcagtaggctaggtttagatgaaagctagccgttttcattcaaactttgtaatatataatcaaaattgaatgaaaacctttattttcgtgcaccaatattcatttggacgaggcgtttgggggacgcggctagggagcaacgtcccccaaatgcaacacgaacaaaacacgtcccccaaacgctcaatccgacgcgttttggggacgatttgggggacgcggctggagatgctcttagaagggGTATCATGTGAAAAATGGTATCACTATATACTTTCCCCTAGGGCGAGCCCCAACTCCTGGCTTCTGGAGATTTCCCCCGAGGACAAGCCCAATTCATGGTTCTTTCTGCATGTTCCCCACGGTGCCGCTTGCATGTCGACTACAACACTGTTTGTTATTGAACTATTTTTATTATGCTTATCTCATAATTTTCTGGGTAAAATTAGCAATAAACTCGTAGAGGACATGAAACATTAATAAAACTAGGTGACACCCCGCGCTTTGCTGCGGTGATTTTATACTCCCTCCACTACAGTTTAAAGGGCGCAGCTTGAAAACCAGATTTTTTCACAAACCCCGCCAAATAGGGGGCAGCTCCTTTAAGTGGAGAATTAATTGGGCGCATTAGTACTCTTCCGCTTCTCTTCTTCAACCGCATGCTAGTGGGAAACGAATTTGGTTGGGCTGCGCATGCAAGTGTGAATACAAATGCAAGTGGGTTCAGTTTTGATGTTTGCTTCGCATGGACTCCCTGCATGCGATCGGTTCCTTCTTTTACTGGACGGGGAGGTTACAAAGAGTCGGTTTAGCGATTCATTAGGCGCAAATCCTTCAACTCCGAAACTCGAGCGCCTCCTTATTTCCTGCCAATTACAGCGCACCTTGGGCCCAGAGCAAGATGAGATGCGCCCTTTAAACTGTAGTGGAGGGAGTAGCACATATTGCTAAATACTTAGATAAAATCTTAACCAAATTATTTGAGGCAAAATAAATAAGAAATTTTGGGTTGCCTGAAACATGATGAGACAGAAAAAAGCTAGCTTCTGAACGTAATTTACTACTAAGGACCAGGAACATATAAGATTTTTAGTTAGCAAGCCCCAACAAAATTGTCTGTTATTGGCTCATTGCACCAGTGAGCAAAGATTGAACCGAAAGGACTGTTATTTGTTAACACTATTGATGAAAACATATCTTATGATTTTTGTGTTGCCTTCTTTCGAGAATGTAGCCACAGCATACGCGTTTGTGTTAAATGTTTGGTACGCATGCGGCTGTGTTTAAGGGTATATATCATCCACAGAATATGGAAAGCTGACAAAATAGGTCAAAATCTCTAAGACGCTGGATAGAATAAGGTCTTTATCTCTGTGATCTATCATTTTGATGGAAAAATATGACAATAGATGCAATCCGACTGAAAATGTTCAGTAAATAGAAGAAGCCAAATAGTAGAAAGATGCACTATGCCTTGCGTTTGCATGCATGTGGGACATCCATCGACTGCAAACAATTCAGCACAATGACTGATGGTGCCCCTAGAAGATGACATGGGTAGTAACTTCATGACAAATAAGAGTGGGAAGATACAAAGGGGAATCACTCAATCACCACATGGTTCTCCATGACGGCTTCTAAGAGGCCCCTCCCCCGACGGTGCTGTAGTATATGGCGATGCAGCCTCTGTGCATGAAGAGTGGCTCGAAGCCACGAAGCAGTCATTCTACTTGGCCTAGTTTTGCCACCAGCCTGGAGCGGCGGTCGGCGGTCGGCGGCATCGACTGGATCATGCGTCGAGGTCGAGCTAGAGAAGACGTTGTTGCGCAACACATAAATCCTGGAGCGGCGGTCCGGAGGCATGTCCAAACGGTGGCGAGATGACCGGTGTGTAGTGGATCTACCAAGTGATGAAGCTGGCGGAATTGCAGGTTGTGGAAGCCCAGCTTCCCGCTGGCGGTAGATGTTCCGGCGAGCAGCTGCGCGCTCGTCGCGCACTTGCAGGTCCCTGGACCCTGATTGTGCATGGGAAGAGAAGGAAAGAAAAAGGAGTAGAGACAGCATGGCACTGTGGTTCGAAGGCCGATGAGAAAGCACTCGGGCTCCAGAGTGTCGATTTGATTAAGCGAGAGAATCCAAGTATTGTTGACGGATCAATGTGTCGATTTGATAAAGCGAGAGAATCCAAGTATTGTTGACGGATCAATGGCAGAGGATTGGAGAAAGGAATATATAGAGTGGGAAGGAGAGGAGATCGACTGAAGATGGCAACTGACGAATGGCATTCAAATCTAATCTTGCCGAAGATGAGAAGCCGCTTAAATGAATAGCAGAAGGCCTCATGGGAGATATCTGGACAGCGGGAATTACTATCCAATAGGGTGAGGAGTAAAAGCGTCAGCTACCTAGAAGATTGGAAGTCATCCTGCCATTTCCGGTGGTGGCAACGTAATTGATGACACGTCGAAcgacatgtttttttttgtttattactTTGTGCTGCAGGTTGAGACGGGCCGGACGCTTTCTTTGTTTAGCTGTTGGGAGACGTTTTATGATATGTGACCAAGCGAGCCAGGAAAGTGGACATCACATAAGATAGCAAATGAAACTATGAAAGTGACGTGGATAGTGTGCATGTTAAGCTTGCAAATATTAAAGACACTTAGTGGGGATGAATTTTATAGATATTATTATAGATTTCCAATGGACAACAAAGGGTCGTTCAAACGAGATTATTGTAATCCAGTGTCAAGCATAACAAGTTAACGCTAGAACGAATCAGTTACTAACTGTAAACAATTCTAAGACATATTCAAGAATTACAATGCTACCATGAAAGGGCTGATCAAATTGGGAGCAGGACTTTTGGGACAGGTTAAATCGATGTGCAGTACTTTGCGCATACTGTTTTAGCCCGTCTTAGAAAAGCCttatggaagaagaagaagaagaaaaaaagagatgAGCAATGAGTACTAATGTACTATCAACTGTATCACGCCTAAAATTAATTTGCCATTTCTAATGCAAATTTTAAGATAAAAATTTACACTGCAAATAACAAAATAAACAAGAAGTGGGATGTAGGATCCCACCATTCTGCTACGCAACTTAATAATGGAAAGTCTCACTGGGATTACATCTTCTAGCTAGGGTCGCTAATACTAGAGGTTTCATCCTTTAGAGCGCAAATCACAGAAGCTCCACAGATGACAGGATAGGTAATGGGGAAACACGAAAGATCATACACTAATGGTGACATGCAGAACTTCGAAAGTGGCAGCGATAGTCCGGATGAAATCCGGATGAACGCACTTGGGCAGGAAGAACTGGAAGGACTCGTCGGAACTGGGCGGCCCACCGGAGAGGTCAGTGCACGCCACGGTGAACTGACTCTGCTGGCTATGCCCGCGGCACACGCCGCCGCCGTGGGCGTTTTCGTTGCGAGAGTACTTTAGCCGCACCTCGAACCCCACGGTCTGATGAGGATGCACGCACGAGACGGAGATCGCGCGCCCGAACGGGCTCCGTGCCACGTTCAGCAGGAACAGGTGCTGCTGCCCGCTGGCATGGACGGAGACGGCGTTGAAGCCGTCGCGGAGGTTCACCTTGACGCACACCCACGGCCGGGTGTCCGTCGTGCACGGCCAcccgtgcgcggccgcgaggtGGCCCAGTAGCGCCGCCGTGGAGCCGGCGAAGCCGCACGCGTCCGCCGGGCAGTAGCACGGcttgtgggggcacgccctcgcgtGCTCGCCGTGGTCGTAGTGCGCCGGCCTGACGCCGCAGCCGTGGGCGGCGTTCTCGCACGGCATACTGATGGACTCCAGCACCTTCTCCAGGGCGATGCACCGCTGATAGCCGCCGATCAGTGGGACGCGGCACACGTGGCACTGCTGGCTCCTCCCACTCGCCACGATCTTGTCGCGGCACAGCGAGCATATGGCGTGGCCGACAGCGCACTGCATCGCAGAAATGGCGTGGCCGTTAGTACAGAGAAGCGcttcatcggcatcggcatcgatcGGCATCCGCTAGCTAGCTAGAAGAGATGAATATACCTGGAAGACTGGCGGCTTGAGAGGGCGATAGCACACGCCGCAGTCGAGGGTATCGGCGTCCTCCACCGTCACGTTCTTGAGCGGCTTCCGCTTCGCCGGCAGTGCCATCATACCTGCGGCAGAGTGGAGTGGGGAAGAACGTACGGTACCAATAGAAGTGAGCTTCGTTCCTTCTTGCACGGTGAATATTTATCACTGGTCGGTTGGTTCCTGCACATGCCCGACAGAAGTTGTCCGCAGATGCATGCAATGCTTCCTACGTGTCGCCTTTGTCAATAGATTGAGTAGGATCTTTGAAGAActtattgattttttttattcGCAAAAAGGAAACTCCGAAGGATTATTTTTATTTGGAGATCATTTAAATGCATAACATCTATATAGAGAAACTAATAAACTTGCTCATAGTATGGTTAGGTTTTGTTTTTGATTCAAAAACCTAAGGTAACCGGATCGATGGCCCTCTAGCTTTTAACTTGAGCAGCCTTAGGGACAATGTAATTATTGATAAAGATTAATAATATGTTACCACGGTGGCTATTAAAAATATTGTTACCATATCATTTCCACGAAATTTCCCTCCCACTAGGCCTATTGGGGACCTTTGTCCGAAACTTCCGCAGGAGTCGACCAATAGGACCTCCTTGGGGACCGACACGAGTTCCACAACTAACACAGAAGCGAACAAATCATTCTCGTCGTCCTACCTCTCCTCTCCCGCGTCATTTCACACTGAATCGTCCCTTCCTAGCCCCGCTTCGATGTGGGTTTAGGCAGTTCGACCACTGCTAGCCAACAAACACGCGTAACCACCTCGCGCTCTACTCGCCATTGTTTCGACACCAACGCTTCTCGCCGTTATTTGGGGGCCACTTCTTCGGTCGAGCCACACCTTCCATTGCTAACCGTTTGTGACCTATGCATGTGTCTCGGTTGTGCCAGTCTACAAATCTTCTTTATCTCAGCGCGGCTATCTGACAAACGGTTCCCGCTCGCGCGCACCTTGCATAAACGGTTCGGCGTTTGTCTAGACATATAGTTTTGCTAGTTTTTTTGCCTCGGTAATATAAATAGAGTGTTTGGTTTTTTATTATTTCCTTATTTGGTAAAAAAACTATGGATAACGATGATGAGTTGATGATCCAAGAATTAATGCAAGATGAGACGATGCTACcgttgatgatgaagagaagttgATGGTATTTTTTGTTTATGAGCGTAGCtgaattcccccccccccccccaccacccccacacacacacacgcgcgcGCGCAACGTGAGGGTTCTAGACTTGGTAAGAGGAAGAATTAGTACTCGCAGGTGGTGCATGGTGCGGTGATGTTTGATCATGACTGTCTTGCCAACAATCCAACGCATACACCCAAGGATTTTATGCTTTAGGATGAAAATTAGTTGTTCATGAAGCTGGTGCATGGTGCGAGGGAGTATGATGACTACTTCAAGTGGAAGAAAGACGCAACCGGATTGGTTGGTTTCTCCTCTGTTCAGAAATGCTCACCTGCACTGACATGTCTTGTATATAGATCTCCTCAAGATAGAAGAGATGACTATGGAGACATGTTTGAGTTCACATGCTGGGAGAGTGTGTACAGGTTTTCTTGGGcaatggtggcggtgattgatccAATACATTTGAAAGCATCAAATGAAGAAGACACAACTCGGATTCCTAACACATAGAACTTCCTTGAATTCTTAGAAGCTTTGTTTGTATGCATTGtgcatggaagaactgtccactCGCTTAGCAATGTATGTACACAGATCATACCTAGAGAGCGCAATAAGGTACTTGAAGTTGTGCCAGATTATGACAGATGTATcacctttttttttggaatttcggGATCTCGCAATGACATCTACATGTTGCAATGTTCTTTGGTGTTTTTTGTACTTGTCGAAGGCCATGATACGGTGgtaaactatgagatcaatggtcaCTCATACATCAAAGGGTACTACCTAGACGATGGGATATATCCAAAATTGTCAACATTTGTGAAAACAATTCCAAACCCTTTTACCGAGAAGAAATCTTGGTTAGCTATATGACTGCAGGGTTGTACGAAGGATGTTGAGCGAGCATTTGTTGTGCTCCAACATCGTTTTGCTATTGTTTGTTACGATGCTCTCACATGGTCGACATATCATATGTAGGAGGTATTGAATAATTATGTCATCAGGCACAACATAATCGCCGAGAGCGAGCATGTTGCTCCCCCAAGGCCCTTTTGGTGATGTTGATCACCAGGTCTCAACAAAGTTTGTAGTTTCCTCCCCATGCATCAAGTAATCTGCGACAACATTTTCATTGCCACATACAAAATTATCGAGTGGGACATCTATGGGCGAGTAAAGTAAATGCCACCTGATGAGTCTTGATTTATTTGAACATATTAAAAAGTAATTTATTTGGATTATTTTCAAATTATTTTATTTCAATGTTTGAATCATTTAtgtatttgttttatttattgtGAAAGTAGAATTTATGTGTTAAAAACCATACGACATGATTGCGTTGTGATAAACTGTTTCATCTTTGAATCTACTGGGCTAGCCTATTGAGGGCGTCGCTGCAGGCAAAAGCCCCCATTAGCACGGTAACAGTAACGGTAACGTGTGTGAGCACTTTCAAAGGGCTTATCCCTGGAGATGCGGAAAGTGTTTTTGGCTCCCGAGCTCCAATGCTATCACTATTCTGAAATAAAACTAAGAGAAttttttacaagttatcaaaaaatctgaaaGTTAATCTGGAGATTGTGTTGGGGGGatcacccccggtatgccaaaggcatgtcaaatcggatggtttaggccatcaagataccggtttaaggttcataccggagcacgaagataagagtttggctaagtaaagctaagccggtatccccaagaggggtataccggaaccgggtaagGAAGATACCGGGATACCGGAAGGATGAGCATGTCGGCAAAACtgatcaaagattctcttcagagctagaggacaaagatgagctaagcaaagtagctttaaacgaagggctgacgataaagagggggATGACGAAGAAAAGAAGCCGgaagacgtcagcctccctgattaaagaagaccccggtgtcatctatgattaaagtaactttgtaaagtagtttgtctagtcaaagatgccattagggtttcttgcctcgtaagccaccctctcccctatataaggagaggggcagccctcttcacgggcgacggacacatgtactgagaaacttgtaacctgtggagatcaataaagaagatgatctagagcgagttcttccttgtgtctttcttcttcaacctctagccttggctaagttcttgaggaaaccatccggaagttcatcccatctaatcacaaaccctcccccgaatcctctagcgtccattcggccccaactcaagccatcctatggcatctatctgttcaccacgacgacagttggcgcccaccgtggggcatgaagt from Lolium rigidum isolate FL_2022 chromosome 4, APGP_CSIRO_Lrig_0.1, whole genome shotgun sequence encodes the following:
- the LOC124647213 gene encoding E3 ubiquitin-protein ligase SINA-like 11, coding for MALPAKRKPLKNVTVEDADTLDCGVCYRPLKPPVFQCAVGHAICSLCRDKIVASGRSQQCHVCRVPLIGGYQRCIALEKVLESISMPCENAAHGCGVRPAHYDHGEHARACPHKPCYCPADACGFAGSTAALLGHLAAAHGWPCTTDTRPWVCVKVNLRDGFNAVSVHASGQQHLFLLNVARSPFGRAISVSCVHPHQTVGFEVRLKYSRNENAHGGGVCRGHSQQSQFTVACTDLSGGPPSSDESFQFFLPKCVHPDFIRTIAATFEVLHVTISV